In the Trichoderma atroviride chromosome 4, complete sequence genome, CTGAAACTCTGCTTTAAGAGTGCTGTAAGTGGTCACAACAACATCAGAATCCAAGATTTCCTCGAGCTCAGTAGGTCTATCAGACCCGTGATATTTAATCTTCTTGACTTCCTTTTTAAGGTAGCTACAGTTTGGTAAGTTAATACAGATATTGCTGTAAGTGGGAAGAACCTTACCTGTTGATTTCGTCTATCCAATTGTATACCAAAACTGTCCAATGAAGTCAGCCGCAAGACCCATACGATAGATTCGAGGGTGAGGATCAACAAACGTGCAGATGGAACGATCACGAGAGTTGATCGTGATCTCTGGATTTCGTCTTCAACAGTAGCGCTACTCTCTTGCTTCTGAGCCCACTCTGTAGCGACACCCAGAGTTTTCACGATGAGAGCCAGGATGGATAAAGTCTTGCCCATGCCCATCTCATCAGCTAGGATGCCGCCTCCACTTTCGTCTGGTCGTATACCATTTTTAATCTTCTGTTTGGTGATTCTGTGGCAATATCTGATGATTCAAATTAGTTACTGGCAATACGATGTGCGAAATTTCATGGTTGTCATACTCCTCAGTCCCATTGTCCAGTGTTTTCGTCTCCCAAAGCCGGTATCTATCATTTATATCGCCAGATTCCCTCTCCACCATAAAGCCGAGGgcttcttgttgatgtcTAACAGCCATATGTTAGCAACTATTCATAACGGAATTGAGATATATTTACGAGAGTAGCTCTTGGGTGACCAATCCTCCGACATTCACCTTGTCCAGGTTCCGAGAACGGTCGATGGAGTTGTATACTTCTCTAACCAACTTTTGTAACCGTTCTTGTCGTTTTTGCTTACCCGCTGAGCCCTCGTTACGACTTTGGGTTGCTGGCTGCGTAGGTTGTATTGAAACACCACTCAATTCGAGACGAAGGAAGTGGGGGTTGTCGTATATGACATCGCGCTTCATATGATTCGATTTCTGTAACCACAGCTTGCCGTGGGATAGCGTGTCACCAACTTCCTTTGCAGCACAACGCGGTCCATACAAGTTGATGTCAATTTTCGCAATAGCATCAGCCGCCTTGTTGGCTCGCCCTATTATATCTTTGAGGTTTGACGCTTGCCCGATGGGTTCAAGGTAAACAAGAGGCATAGCTAGGAGCGGCATAAGCGTCTTGCCAACAGCAGAGCGCAGGTAACCGAATTTCCCGTctttatcatcatcatcggcgtcgTGGAATGATAACAATACGTGatcatcttttttcttgatCTTAAAACGCTCATACGTGATCTCTATTTGGCTGAGCTTAGAGTGAATGACTTCCATTTCGCCAAGCAATTTGACATCAACATTGTGCAGCTGATGTATCGTGGGTCAGCAACTGCCGAGGTGGATAATGTCTCTTACTTACCATCCCGTAGCATATTTCATCTTGATCATTCAGCATAATTACATCTTccgatgttgatgctggaCTCAAAGATGATAATTGCAACGCCTCTTGAGACGAAAATGGTGCTGACCCCGTGGATGTTGACCCTGGACTTGGAGATGACAGCTGTGACGCCTCTTGAGACGAAAATGGTGCTGATCCCGTTGACCCTGGACTCTGTGATGAGAGCTGAGACGCTTGTTCAGACGAAAATGAAGCTGATCCCGTGAGATCGGTATCAGATAAGACAAATTGATTTTGCCAATCTTGAAGCTCTCCGCCAAAGTTGTAAGACGGTTCATTGATATTCAAGGTCGACATCTGCTCGCCAACAGTTGGGTCAAGAAACATGCCGCTGAATATATCATCCATAGAACCCAGTTGTGGTATAACGGGAACATCGCTGCTTCAATTAATTACCGTCATGTTGAGTTTGACAGTTACTATCGCCATACCTTGCTGGATTCATGTAGCCCGGCCCGTGGTATTGACTCTGCCGGGGCATGTCAAGCATGCCGTAATCTTGAGTTTGCCACGGCCCGGTATCGTAAGGCTGTGGCATAGTTGCATGAGGCGCAATACCAGTGACTGAATACAAATATGCATCGTCGTCACCATCGTCATTTAATTCCCTGACAGGATCGAATCGCCGCTTCAATGGGTTAGACATGGCGGCTATTTTGTGGCGCTTGGTCGCGCAAATCTCAAGTCGCCGACAAGGTGCCTCTGCTGTTTACATCCATTTTATCGCTAGGGAGATTTGGGAGTATATAAGATGCCGCTTCCCATCCGTCCAGTTGTTGAATTTCCGTCTCTTCGGGCAGCTATGAGTGGATCCTAGGCGAACGAGGCAGAGACTATTTGCCACCGAAAGTGAGGCTGAAATCGCATATGTTGGGTGGTTGTGGTGGCGGAGCCCCTGGCAAGGCAACCAGGCTGTACCTGTGCGCACAATGCATTTTTTTGGTGTTATTCGTTTGCCTGGGCACTCAGTTGACGAATTGATTGAAAGAGCTCGGGCTCCTTTCAGGGGCTTAGGCACTTGTTGCCTGGATTATATTGCTGCATGCACTAATGCGTCTACGTGCACCTATCACAGCTTGGCTCGGTGTTGAGCCAGAAAGCCCTGGGCTGCAAGGCGAACTTTGCCTTTATTGACTTGAGGCATTGCCGATAATGCACGAGTCGTGTGTAAAGGCGTTCTTGATTTGATCTATTTGTCGGGTTCTAGTTGACAGGTTCCTTTCCGACAATAAGCCCGAGTGTCATAGCACCCCAATTTCTATGTTCCGTGTACATAAAGTATAGGCGCGAATTCTCCGAGACGCTCATTTCATAGAACTCAATCTGACAAGCACACCGAATCCTTTCTCAGTTTGACGTTATACATGTAACGAAAACCCATTCTCAGCATAAGTTTGAAGTATACCATGGAGctccaaggacaaggacggcggCGTCCTGCACCCGAGATAGATGGCCGGTCGCTACCCAGGAGAACTCGAAGACGTACCGAGGCTGTTTCATGCAAATTATGCACGCTGATGTTTTCTCGCAAAGGCCTGCAGAGTTTGAATTCAGCTGATGGGCTACGGCACTACACCCGAGCCGGCTGTATCGCCTCTCGAGATGAGGGTTGCAGAATCTGCAAGTTCATCTTGCTAGCGATTTGCAAGGATCATGATCGAGATTGGGATGAAAATAGCCATCTTATATTCCGCAATAATGACCCACAAAAGCCAATTACTGACTCTCGCCTCTACGGTCTTCAATGCACATTCAAACGCGGGCTTACCGACCAAGTAATTACGTGTACTATAGATACATTTGCTAAAGAAGGTTTGCGCTCTTCCGTTTATCGTTGAAGCAATCAATTATCTGACAACTCTTAGACAATGCTATGGGGAAAATTGTACAACGACGGCCTTTACATCGAAATGTGAAGAGTGCTAGTGTGCTTTCAGCGGCAAAGTCTTTGCTAGAAAGTTGCATGCATCCTACAGAGCCGCACAGGCATTGCCAGTATTCGCGAGACACCGTACTTCCATCACGGGTTCTTGACGTTGGGAACTCTGGAGACTCTCGGCCCACACTCAACTTGAAACTCAACGAGACAGAGACCCACGCGTCTTACCTGGCTTTGAGTTATTGCTGGGGAGGTCCGCAACCACTCCGGTTACTGCTTGAGAATATTGATATGTTGACGGCTGGTATCGATTTCGAGTATCTTCCACGGTCTATACAAGATGCTGTATCTGTCACTCGCGAACTTGGCTTTCGTTACCTTTGGGTCGACGCGCTTTGCATTATCCAAAACTGTGCCACCgacaagaagagggagatTACTCGTATGTCATCCATCTACAAAAATGCTGCAGTAACCATAGCAGCGTCTTCCTCTAAGAGCGCAACAGAAGGGTTTCTCTCGAATGAGACAGAGCCCTACTGTCCGGAATTCGATTTTCAGGTCCCAATGTCAGGTAACAGGGTGGGCACTGTATACATGTCCGCAGAACCATACGAGCCAGAGCACCATCTAGACACGAGAGGCTGGACATTCCAAGAGTTCATGTTATCGTCACGGATACTCTTTTTCTCAGATTATGAGCTTTTGTGGCAGTGCAAAGAAGTAGATCTAAAGAGCGTTTCTGAGAAAGGTCTCGAGTATACGCAGCGTCTGGAAGATCTCCCATGGGTCGtgtttgatgatgattcaGAGCCTCACTTCGGAAGCGATGACACTGACAAGATCTACCTTTGGAAGACGGTTGTTGAGCAGTATACTGAGCGCGACCTGACGGTGCCGGACGACAGACTCGACGCTATTATGGGCATAGTCTGTGAGCTAGAGACTCTGTGGCGACAGGAATGCATATATGGATTATGGAAAAACTGGTTTATAGGGCTCTTGGCGTGGTACAAGCCTTATagtgagagagaaaagatgcGACATATTGAGCGGGCGCCCAGTTGGTCTTGGGCATCTTTGAATGGCGCGGTTAAATACAAAGGATCTATTTCAACCGAGGACGCCAAGGTCACTTCATTAACCGTGTCCGCTGTGGAACTAGCATGCCGTATTCTCAACGCAGACGGTATAGATGAGGCTGATGGTTCTACCATACAGGAAGAGCCAGATCTCATTGACGCGGCCATGGAAATTGGCCAAAATGGACAACTAATTGGAATGGCAAAATACTTGCTTTTGGGCATGATGAAGTTGGAAGGAGGTCTTGAGCATGGCATCGGCCTGATTGTGGTGAAAGTAGGCAGGAGGCTATATAGAAGAGTTGGGTTGGCTACTTTCAGGGATATGAAACTGTGGGAGGACGTTGAGAGGCAAGATATCATGTTAGAGAGCAGAATTGAGCGGCAGAATCAAGAAGTCGTTAAAAAGAATAACACTTATATAGTCTTAGACTaaaaacaaagaatgagAACCTGGTTTACCTCCCTTGTCTCCTCGTATGTATCTTCCAATGCCTTTGGTTATCACTCAATCTCGCAAATGCCCTGGTGCAGCCCTCAAACGAGCACTTAAAAGGACGCTCACCAAAGTGACTCCTTTCGTGACCCTGCTGGGTGATTTTCCGCGTAAACTCCTTGCCGCACAGGCTGCATTGGAATCCGTTTTGCCCGGGCCTGGATCGCAAAGCCTCAAATACCGATGGTCCTTCGCTCAAGTGTGAGTGATAATGTCGCAAATGCCTTTCCCAGTCTTTCTTGTTAGAGAAGCCAAGAGGTGCCAGATTGCATTGTGCTGGACACTGGTATGGCCTGTCGTGGCGACTGTTGTGAGCTTCGCGATCGTCCTTCTTTTCGTAGCCTATGTAAAAGAATTTACATAGCACGCGCTTACACTTGAACAGATTGGTACCATAATAGTCCGCTACTGTGTCGTTGATGTGGACCTTCATATCGGGAGTGAATTTTTCCAGAGAGGTCCTATTCCTCAGTAGAGCTTCTTCTATCCGAGTAATACCAACTGTATTTCGGATATCATATGCACTCTTTTGATGCGTATAAATGTGATTCCACAATAAGCAAAGATTATTGTAAAATGGGAGTTCTGAGTACTGTTTTAATTCAGAGGGTAAGTCTCTCGCAAAATCCGAGTGCCAGTCCACTGTGAGGTCTGGACGGTGTGCGTCGATAAAGTCCTGTAAAGCAGAGCCAAAACTTCCCATATACTCGGTCTGGGTGCTTTGAGGGTCGCAGAAGAGAGTTTTGCATGTCTTTATTACCGTATCGACATGACTATGCCACTGAGAACAAGCGTAATCTTGGAAAGCGAACCATCCACCCCTCACTTTCTCCAAgtgcttctcttcatcttgctcTGCGTTAGAAGTAGTAAGAAGACATAAATATTTGAGACAACGTATAGTAAGCTGGCACTGCGTTTCTTCTGCGTTTATATGTGCATTATTGACGATATAGCTATCTCTTGTCAGATTTGGAGCAGATTTTAGTAGCAAATAACATTTTTGACGTACCGTCGTGCTGTGGAGTGAACAATGCGAATGTCGCCGCCATCCAAGATGTAGACTAATGATCCCAGGTATTTCTCGGCTGCTTGTCGTAGCATTTTGTTGTCAAAATCCacttcttgcttctctggCGCATACGAAAGAATGGCCTGCATTTCGTTCCATTTCAGGTGTCGTTTTGCGCAAACCAACCAGCCGAGAAGTTGCTTGGCCATATTCCAGTGCATCTCGCCCTCTTCAAGCTGCAATAGCTCGTCTTTCACTGCTCCCAAAAGTTTTTCGTAGCTAGCACCGGCTGTTAGCAAATCATTAACTTTCGACCATCAATTTCATTACTGTATAAGCATACATTTGTTCAAGCTTTTTTGGTAGCATCTCTCCTTTAGCCTTCATTAGGAGCATAGCTTTTGTTGGCAGCTGTAGCAGATACTCAATAGCCAAATGAGCATAGAGAAACATTTCTTCCATAACCATTAGCACAAATCATTCTAGCTTTTTATACCGATATATCGTTATATAGTAAAGACGCACCTTCGCTCCGACTGCAAATAATGCTTAGAATTTGGTCTTTATCGGCTCCAGAGAGATTAAAGCCGCCCCTCGTACCGCGCGGCAATGAGAACTCTGGGATCCTCGCCTTCACATAGGCTCGGATGTCCTCTGCATTATCAGTCGACTTAAGCTGTATgcggccatcttcttccggCATGATATGGTCTTTTTCTATCTCTGGTATCATTTGGCTCATGAAAAGTAATCTCAATTGGCCTGCCTTGATATCATTGTCGCATTTAGAAACCTGTTTCATGAAGAAGGTTGCTATTTTGCGCATCTCTTCAGATGTTTCACACTCATCAAGTCCATCAATCACGACATATTGCCTGGGATTGTATTCAAAGAATGCTTCGATGAGAGCTTGGGCAACTTCGACGTGCGCCAAAGTAGTGCTTCCACCAGATTCAGCTTTGTCGGCGCAGTAGGGTATAAGGTACTCGTTAGAATCAACCATCTGGTAGAGAATTCCTTTGAGAACACCAAGATGAGTGCGGTGATCAGCGTCTGCTTCCTGGCAATAGAAATAATAGACCTTGCTTTCTGGGTCAATGTCGTTGCGATTTTTCCGTTGATTCAACTCATCTATTAGAATCGAAGCCAATATAGTCTTGCCTGGGAATTATCAGCAAATGACGCTCTCAAAA is a window encoding:
- a CDS encoding uncharacterized protein (EggNog:ENOG41) — translated: MSTNDILKIAREFSTTLRPQDKEFFESSSYGHVLQDVNDVQSQRELTKTMINMKRIHPFLTGMASLEKVFIAINFPQVSNVMACVWGSIRFLLKATNLNDREIDNLLDAYEELGDKILPLDEYTPFFTGARETEICLLHIYRDVSTFHQHLYKLFSLRPSLSQRLYKPTWKALNDTTKFLVASLEKHGQIIKRYGSPLQNSPAGLNIEESQPHITQDWGFVSLKLQEYDSEVAKRQKNFDEEQTSRRESMKTRVLEWISASKETESLHKKFQDTKKCPDSGRWLFRRYSEVTDWMKEDLPPESAIWLHGSRGYGKTILASILIDELNQRKNRNDIDPESKVYYFYCQEADADHRTHLGVLKGILYQMVDSNEYLIPYCADKAESGGSTTLAHVEVAQALIEAFFEYNPRQYVVIDGLDECETSEEMRKIATFFMKQVSKCDNDIKAGQLRLLFMSQMIPEIEKDHIMPEEDGRIQLKSTDNAEDIRAYVKARIPEFSLPRGTRGGFNLSGADKDQILSIICSRSEEMFLYAHLAIEYLLQLPTKAMLLMKAKGEMLPKKLEQIYEKLLGAVKDELLQLEEGEMHWNMAKQLLGWLVCAKRHLKWNEMQAILSYAPEKQEVDFDNKMLRQAAEKYLGSLVYILDGGDIRIVHSTARRYVKNVICY
- a CDS encoding uncharacterized protein (EggNog:ENOG41); the encoded protein is MSNPLKRRFDPVRELNDDGDDDAYLYSVTGIAPHATMPQPYDTGPWQTQDYGMLDMPRQSQYHGPGYMNPASDVPVIPQLGSMDDIFSGMFLDPTVGEQMSTLNINEPSYNFGGELQDWQNQFVLSDTDLTGSASFSSEQASQLSSQSPGSTGSAPFSSQEASQLSSPSPGSTSTGSAPFSSQEALQLSSLSPASTSEDVIMLNDQDEICYGMLHNVDVKLLGEMEVIHSKLSQIEITYERFKIKKKDDHVLLSFHDADDDDKDGKFGYLRSAVGKTLMPLLAMPLVYLEPIGQASNLKDIIGRANKAADAIAKIDINLYGPRCAAKEVGDTLSHGKLWLQKSNHMKRDVIYDNPHFLRLELSGVSIQPTQPATQSRNEGSAGKQKRQERLQKLVREVYNSIDRSRNLDKVNVGGLVTQELLSHQQEALGFMVERESGDINDRYRLWETKTLDNGTEEYCHRITKQKIKNGIRPDESGGGILADEMGMGKTLSILALIVKTLGVATEWAQKQESSATVEDEIQRSRSTLVIVPSALLVYNWIDEINSYLKKEVKKIKYHGSDRPTELEEILDSDVVVTTYSTLKAEFQNKSKKSLLHRVDWYRIVLDEAHIIRRRATLFYRSCDELHASFRWCLTGTPIQNKLTDIGTLFAFIRAEPFSKAAIFRKWIEVPFEQSTDDSIAATAVKDRLVMLIEALCLRRTKESIDLPNVRTCLRELTFTPEEREQYENTKKILTRMILHRVGEIDKASHFGTFQMNLQMRLLCNHGTYQQPFSWRRRSYQDEREAAAGALGQNHEICCSGCQLPMPILGSSWLRSDYNKRCNHVLCSECIEESGKKAECPVCLSSLGPDMMRNNASTNGEDVPDWPANEAAGNSDDHYFNMVGHSTKMKALIKDVEKDLNETKSIIFSCWTRTLKLLSRYLEEANIQYFCIDGTSSLSQRQKKLKQFAKDDQKRVLIMTTGTGGFGLNLTCANRIFIVELQWNPGVESQAIARAIRLGQKCEVKVTRYLIKGTVEEEMRSQQRYKKQLAALGFDELHESEDHTVPSNHEPNM
- a CDS encoding uncharacterized protein (EggNog:ENOG41) gives rise to the protein MLTAGIDFEYLPRSIQDAVSVTRELGFRYLWVDALCIIQNCATDKKREITRMSSIYKNAAVTIAASSSKSATEGFLSNETEPYCPEFDFQVPMSGNRVGTVYMSAEPYEPEHHLDTRGWTFQEFMLSSRILFFSDYELLWQCKEVDLKSVSEKGLEYTQRLEDLPWVVFDDDSEPHFGSDDTDKIYLWKTVVEQYTERDLTVPDDRLDAIMGIVCELETLWRQECIYGLWKNWFIGLLAWYKPYSEREKMRHIERAPSWSWASLNGAVKYKGSISTEDAKVTSLTVSAVELACRILNADGIDEADGSTIQEEPDLIDAAMEIGQNGQLIGMAKYLLLGMMKLEGGLEHGIGLIVVKVGRRLYRRVGLATFRDMKLWEDVERQDIMLESRIERQNQEVVKKNNTYIVLD